Genomic DNA from Acidisoma sp. PAMC 29798:
TCGGTGATCATGGCTCGATGGACTCCGGACCCGGGACGTATTGAGAGTGGGCGGCCAGGCGCGCCTCGGTTTGTCGCAGCCGGAGCAGAGCCCCCTTGCCGCCAAGCACGAAGCTGCCGGCAGCAAGGGCTTGCGCCTGGGCAACCGCCCCGGTCAGGCTGGGAAAGAAGCCGGGACTGGATGCAGCCTCGAATAAGAGCAGGTGGTCGGCACCCTCGGCCATCGGCGCCTGAGGCGTGTCTGCGATCGCGATGATTCTGCAACCGGCGGTGCGAGCCGCACGCACCGTCATCACGCTGGCTCGCGAATATGGCGCAAAGCCGACGACTACGACAGCGTGCCCGGCACGAAAGGCCCCGAAGTCCAGGTCCTCCGGACCCGCGCTGCCAACCAGGTGCACCACGTCAGGTCGGAAGAGCCGAAGCTGGTAGTGCAGCAACTCCGCTACGGCACGGCAGGAGCGGAAGCCCGCTATCCAGGCGCGGGGTGCTGCGTGCAGCGCGGCGGCGGCGGCCGCGATCGGTGCCGTCGCCACCCGAGACAGCCCGGCGGTGTCACTGCCGATCAGCGCGGTCGCGATCGCCGCGGAATCCTGCGCGGGTTCGCCGGTGGCAGCCCGCAGCCGGCCAGAGAAGGGAGCGTCTGTTCCCGGCCTTCGTGCCTCGATCAGAGCATCCCGCAACTCGTCCCAGCCGCGGTAGCCCAGGGCCTGAGCCAACCGAGTGAAGGAAGCCGGATTGACTCCCGCTGCAGCGGCCAGGCCGCGCATGGAGCGTGTGGCCG
This window encodes:
- a CDS encoding MurR/RpiR family transcriptional regulator, with the translated sequence MSKHAVALQPPLDLLRQAMPDLPPRLREVGRFLSGHEFDAATRSMRGLAAAAGVNPASFTRLAQALGYRGWDELRDALIEARRPGTDAPFSGRLRAATGEPAQDSAAIATALIGSDTAGLSRVATAPIAAAAAALHAAPRAWIAGFRSCRAVAELLHYQLRLFRPDVVHLVGSAGPEDLDFGAFRAGHAVVVVGFAPYSRASVMTVRAARTAGCRIIAIADTPQAPMAEGADHLLLFEAASSPGFFPSLTGAVAQAQALAAGSFVLGGKGALLRLRQTEARLAAHSQYVPGPESIEP